The window GGTGAGGGTGTAACTCCTTTCACTGGACGCGCGTTGGGCCTTACGTAGACTGGGGCATCTTCGAGCACCATCACGCAGGGAGTTACGACCGTGGCAAGTGGCAACGCGATCCGGGGAAGCCGGGTCGGAGCGGGGCCGATGGGGGAGGCCGAGCGGGGCGAGTCCGCGCCGCGCCTCCGCATCTCCTTCTGGTGCTCGAACGGGCACGAGACGCAGCCGAGCTTCGCCAGTGACGCGCAGACACCGGAGACTTGGGACTGCCCGCGCTGTGGTTTCCCGGCCGGCCAGGACCGGGACAATCCGCCGGACCCGCCGCGCACCGAACCGTACAAGACGCACCTCGCGTATGTACGCGAGCGGCGCAGCGATGCGGACGGCGAGGCCATCCTCGCCGAGGCCCTCGCAAAACTCCGGGGCGAAATCTAAGAGTTGTTCACCGGCCGGTCACCCCCAGGGTGCCCGGCCGGAGTGCATTTGTCGGCGCCGCAGCTCTCTGTCGCCTCGTCCACCCCTCTGATCAATTAAGTTGGAGGGGCAGCGGGGCATGTGCAGGCACGAGAAGAAGTGGGCTGATATCCGGGATGAACGCACAAAGCCGAACCAAGCTCAATCAGACGCCCGAATGGACCGCTCTCGGCAAGCACCGTGAGCAGCTCGGCCAGACCCATCTGCGGCAGCTTTTCGCGGACGATCCCGAGCGCGGCACCGGATATACCCTCCGGGTCGGCGATCTGTATCTCGACTACTCCAAGCACCTGGTCACCGACGAGACGCTCCGGCTGCTGCGCGAGCTCGCCGATGCCACCGGTGTCGCCGGGCTGCGGGACGCCATGTTCCGTGGCGAGAAGATCAACACCACCGAGGACCGCGCCGTCCTGCACACCGCGCTGCGCGCCCCGCGCGACGCGGTCATCGAGGTCGACGGCGAGAACGTGGTGCCCGCCGTACACGCCGTGCTCGACAAGATGGCGGCTTTCGCCGACCGCATCAGGTCGGGGGAGTGGACCGGTCACACGGGTAAGCGGATCAAGAACGTCGTCAACATCGGCATCGGCGGCTCCGACCTCGGTCCCGCGATGGCGTACGAGGTGCTGCGCTCCTTCACGGACCGCTCGCTCACCGTCCGCTTCGTGTCCAACGTCGACGGCGCCGACCTGCACGAGGCCGTCCGTGACCTCGACCCGGCCGAGACGCTCTTCGTCATCGCGTCGAAGACGTTCACGACGATCGAGACCATCACCAACGCCACCTCCGCCCGCAACTGGCTGCTGACCGGACTGCGCGCCGACCAGGACGCCGTCGCGAAGCACTTCGTGGCACTGTCGACGAACGCCGAGAAGGTCGCGGAGTTCGGCATCGACACCGCCAACATGTTCGAGTTCTGGGACTGGGTCGGCGGCCGCTACTCGTACGACTCCGCCATCGGCCTCTCGCTGATGATCGCCATCGGCCCGGACCGGTTCCGCGAGATGCTCGACGGCTTCCACCTCGTCGACGAACACTTCCGCACCGCCCCGCCGGAGGCCAACGCCCCGCTGCTGCTCGGCCTCCTGGGCGTCTGGTACGGCGCGTTCTTCGATGCCCAGTCGCACGCCGTGCTGCCGTACAGCCACTATCTGTCCAAGTTCACCGCCTACTTGCAGCAGCTGGACATGGAGTCCAACGGCAAGTCCGTGGACCGGGACGGCCAACCCGTCGAGTGGCAGACCGGGCCGGTCGTCTGGGGCACGCCCGGCACCAACGGGCAGCACGCCTACTACCAGCTGATCCACCAGGGCACCAAGATCATCCCGGCCGACTTCATCGGCTTCGCCGA is drawn from Streptomyces sp. NBC_01717 and contains these coding sequences:
- a CDS encoding RNA polymerase-binding protein RbpA; translated protein: MASGNAIRGSRVGAGPMGEAERGESAPRLRISFWCSNGHETQPSFASDAQTPETWDCPRCGFPAGQDRDNPPDPPRTEPYKTHLAYVRERRSDADGEAILAEALAKLRGEI
- the pgi gene encoding glucose-6-phosphate isomerase; translation: MNAQSRTKLNQTPEWTALGKHREQLGQTHLRQLFADDPERGTGYTLRVGDLYLDYSKHLVTDETLRLLRELADATGVAGLRDAMFRGEKINTTEDRAVLHTALRAPRDAVIEVDGENVVPAVHAVLDKMAAFADRIRSGEWTGHTGKRIKNVVNIGIGGSDLGPAMAYEVLRSFTDRSLTVRFVSNVDGADLHEAVRDLDPAETLFVIASKTFTTIETITNATSARNWLLTGLRADQDAVAKHFVALSTNAEKVAEFGIDTANMFEFWDWVGGRYSYDSAIGLSLMIAIGPDRFREMLDGFHLVDEHFRTAPPEANAPLLLGLLGVWYGAFFDAQSHAVLPYSHYLSKFTAYLQQLDMESNGKSVDRDGQPVEWQTGPVVWGTPGTNGQHAYYQLIHQGTKIIPADFIGFAEPVADLLPGLVAQHDLLMANFFAQTQALAFGKTPDEVRAEGVAEELVPHKTFRGNHPTTTILADRLTPSVLGQLIALYEHKVFVQGAVWNIDSFDQWGVELGKVLAKKIEPVLTGTAASAAAGGGEQLDSSTAALVAAYRTRRGR